The proteins below come from a single Gimesia alba genomic window:
- a CDS encoding DUF3300 domain-containing protein encodes MTSATKSYFKGLLAITAGVCFMIQPNIVSAQQPGAILQQKTLSPRAIESLVTGIAFYPDDLVETILQASQHPLAIRQATRQNGVQIGGGRFAQRIQQFKNVSDPNVEKLKQYPEILAQLGDNIATTTLLGRAYKTQPDDVWRAIDKLRAEVDAALEQPPEQFVDASGAPLTGQAAYVAAAGYVAGRYFVPATVSELYAAYAYPNQTTTTATYHGENVSGSATQTSTTGPYGHATASTGSSSTTYTGPNGNTVTGATQGGSVVYQNGATTVGAGAATTTVTGPQGNSATATGTGIAGKTTVGSTTYFGAAGGGTVNTSNGLSATGAGQVTGSVTQTQTGANYNTQASGSVATNTGVNAYGSRNTNGSVNQNADGSVSGVRSSSTSVQGTNGYANVQHNSSGTATGNGNGTYNGSTNIDSSKGSASVNTTAANGQVSSTVTTDNGTKTGTLGDGQVGQGSSSASNRQSSSSQQAARSSNSRSSQSASSRSSRRSSSANSRYSKSSSQQIASGLKSMQKNWGQLSQQINRSSQAAASRNGRSSYSSQRPSSSYGSSYSNRSSGYSRGSSSYSRGSSSRGSSGRSRGGRGGRR; translated from the coding sequence ATGACATCAGCAACAAAGAGTTACTTTAAAGGATTGTTAGCCATCACAGCCGGAGTCTGTTTCATGATTCAACCCAACATCGTCAGCGCACAGCAACCCGGCGCCATCTTGCAACAGAAAACATTATCACCACGGGCGATCGAAAGCCTCGTCACCGGTATCGCCTTCTATCCGGATGACCTCGTCGAAACCATTCTGCAGGCATCTCAACACCCACTGGCGATCCGACAGGCCACCCGACAGAACGGAGTCCAAATCGGCGGCGGTCGCTTCGCACAACGCATTCAACAATTCAAAAACGTAAGCGATCCGAACGTAGAGAAACTGAAACAGTACCCGGAAATCCTGGCACAACTGGGCGATAACATCGCCACAACAACTTTGCTGGGACGTGCCTATAAGACACAACCCGATGATGTCTGGCGGGCAATCGATAAACTGCGGGCGGAAGTCGATGCAGCTCTGGAACAACCACCGGAACAATTCGTCGATGCCAGCGGTGCGCCCTTAACGGGTCAGGCGGCCTACGTGGCAGCCGCCGGTTATGTCGCCGGTCGCTATTTCGTACCTGCGACTGTTTCTGAACTGTATGCCGCTTACGCTTATCCTAATCAGACAACCACGACCGCAACCTATCATGGTGAAAACGTCAGCGGCTCCGCGACACAAACTTCAACCACAGGCCCCTATGGTCATGCGACCGCATCTACGGGCAGCAGTTCCACGACCTACACCGGCCCGAACGGCAACACCGTTACCGGCGCCACGCAAGGGGGAAGTGTCGTCTATCAGAATGGCGCGACGACCGTTGGTGCGGGTGCTGCCACAACCACCGTCACGGGTCCTCAAGGAAATTCCGCGACCGCCACAGGAACCGGCATTGCCGGCAAAACAACGGTCGGCAGCACCACCTACTTCGGTGCAGCAGGCGGGGGAACGGTAAACACATCGAATGGACTGTCCGCGACTGGAGCCGGTCAGGTCACTGGTTCGGTCACACAAACACAAACCGGAGCCAACTACAATACCCAGGCCAGCGGTTCTGTCGCCACCAACACCGGCGTGAACGCGTATGGAAGCCGTAACACAAACGGCAGCGTCAATCAGAACGCGGACGGTTCAGTCAGCGGCGTTCGTTCGTCGTCCACTTCGGTTCAAGGCACAAATGGATACGCCAACGTGCAACATAACAGTTCGGGCACCGCAACCGGCAATGGAAACGGCACCTACAACGGTTCCACCAACATCGATTCCAGCAAAGGATCGGCTTCGGTCAACACTACCGCAGCCAACGGTCAGGTCAGTTCCACTGTCACCACAGACAATGGTACCAAAACCGGCACACTGGGAGACGGACAGGTCGGCCAGGGTTCATCCTCTGCCAGCAACCGTCAATCGAGCAGCAGCCAGCAGGCTGCCCGCTCTTCTAACAGTCGCAGCAGCCAGAGTGCCTCATCCCGATCCAGTCGGCGTTCCTCTTCTGCAAACTCTCGATATAGTAAATCGTCGAGCCAGCAGATTGCATCCGGCTTAAAGAGCATGCAGAAAAACTGGGGACAGCTCAGCCAGCAGATCAATCGTTCATCTCAGGCTGCGGCTTCAAGAAACGGACGATCGTCTTACTCATCACAACGTCCCAGCTCCA